A stretch of DNA from Arachis hypogaea cultivar Tifrunner chromosome 19, arahy.Tifrunner.gnm2.J5K5, whole genome shotgun sequence:
TACAGTAATTTTACTAGAAGAAAAACAACTTATCCTCTTCAGATCAAAAAGGATATATGGCTCTAATACTATATAAGAAAGGATTTGTATGTATTCAACTTGTATagaatgatataatataaaatagtatttataagtattaaatgaattaaaataataaaaacataatatcttataataaatattcaaatatgataaataattttaataaaaactaattaatcttAATATATTCTAATGTTTTctataaaagaataatatatgaataattattatttataaaatatgacattttgataacaaattttaaaatatgtgaCACTTTCGTAAAAATATTTTCCAAACTAATTATCACTCCATATTTTCAACACAAAAAAAAGATCTGTATAATTTATATCCTTGTATTTATTACATTTTCCCCCACCTTTTTAACTTACTGACCAACGATGTAATATATGAAAATGaaattttcttttcacttcataTTTTAATCATCTAACTCTTTCTTACTCCTAGAACAGAATTTTTAAAAGACCAAAATTATGTCGGCAAAAAATAACATTATGAAATaatgaagaaaataattaattaattaatcatctacataaataaataagtttagttaaataataatataattcttttatacaataaataaaatattttacactgctCAGTGCTTACCGGAAAGAGCGACCATTTCTTGAGCAGAAAAACCACGTTGCCCAAAAGCCTTAATCAACTCAGAGGCATTGAAGGTTGGGAATGGAAGATTTATAGTATCCTCTATTTTCGACCTTCTTCCATCCTTTCTCCCTTTTGGTATGTCATAGATTGGACCTCCAgcctgttttattttattttttcatcataCATACAATAATTATTTATAAGATATAGGATACAACATCACTTATTATAATACTGTACTTGCGATAAATCtttatttatgatattttattaaaatatttctcatccattcataaaaactcttatattattttttctaaaacttaaaatattaaatatataatcacataaataataattggataaaatacattttttttcttcagcATTTATGATtttgttcaaaaatatttttaatatttaatattatttttaatattttttatttatattaaaattatccttAAACGTTAATTTTATTGATCTAAAATATCATAcggacaaaattaaaaatatctaaagagaactttaaaataaataaaaatattagagacaaaattaaataaatctaaaatgttaccgataaaattaaataaaaataaatattaaaaatacttttaaaaaagatCACAGCCATTAAAAATAAAGTACATATTTTactcataataattaataaaatcaagTAATATATTTCGTCGTCTTACAAAGAATACAGCATCCCTAGCCGCCATAGCAAGAATATCAGCACACGAAACAACACCAGGACATTGTCTTTCAAGTTCTTCCTTGATTTCATCAATGACTTCGTATCCTCTAAGGCTCAAATTCCCTGGTGAATCCTTTTCTGCTGTATTGTCCTTTGTGGAGTCAATTAGGATTGACCCATCACAACCCTAAGTGCAATAGAACAAAGTGAGCAAACGATTTCAAGAATGTGTCAACGACTgcaattgataacaaaaaaaaaaaaaaaacaaaacaagagGCGTAGTAGTAAAAGTGTATGCatggagttaatactcaaaatgatcCCTAAAATTCAAGGttttgaaaaccggaccggtcattgaACCGTTCTAATCACTGATTTACTGGTTTATTGGTCCAACCGATCTAACCAGTGGTTCAATCGAAAAaatcgttttagaataaaataataaataaattataaataaacattctaaaatataattatagtataatataaatcttaaaatattttcgaaatttaaaacactacataaaatatcatcaacctaatctatatgatcttatcaaaatacaaactcaaaaactaaatagtaaaaaaacatatctaaatattaaatcccaacatcatgatttatcaatcatcaaaatccacAAGAACTTGTTGCAAATTTGCTTCggtggattaggattaggattaacaGCATCATTCgaaattaataaaagttttattAATCTCTATTTGATTAATACTATTATCCAGAActgaaattaataaaagttttattaattaaaacaaaattaaagaccAGCCACAGcacaataaaaaatcaaaaaattatcaaCATGACCATATCTAAATTCTGCCACCaacattcagcaacaaacaaagCCAGCAAAACCAGCAATAATTAGGAGCCAGCAACTACAAATCAAAGCAAAACCAGTAACTACAAAACAAAGAAGTATCCATAACCAGATACAAAATTAAAGACTAGCCATAGCagattgaaaaatcaaaaaattatcaaGATGAGCATATCTAAATTCTGCCACCaacattcagcaacaaacaaagaaataaaaacagCAGGACATTCAGCAGCAAAAACACCATTACCAACAGCATtcagcattcagcaacaaaaaTTATCATTCAGCAACAAATAGGGCATTCAACAACAAAAATTAGCATTCAACAACAAAGtgtgatcttatcaaaatacaatctcaaaagttaaatagtaaaaagaaatatctaaatattaaaaaccAACATGAagatttatcaatcatcaaaatccatAAATTAGAACCTTGTGACTGACTATTATTCGAACTAGGTGGATTAGGATTAGCAGAATCATTTGAATTAGGAGGATTGGCAGACAAATTATTACTCAAACAGGCATTATAAGCAActgcttcttgattaatacttTCATCCATAACTAAATTCAATAAATCATAATCCAAATTAAAAACAGCAACAGAACGGCTAGAAATCCAATAATCATCCATAAGACCATAGAACAGAATCAGTAACAAATCCATTACTCAATTTCAGAAACAAATCCATTACTCAATTTTAGAATCAGTAACAAAAGAACATATTAGAACAGAATTAGTAACATATCAGAAATCAATCACTAACTTCAGAGTTCAGATTCACAAATCCCTAATTTCAGAAATTGCATATTTGAGTAATTTGAAATTTCAGAGTTCAGACCACTAACCTTGACTGAGAAATTATAAaagctagaaattataaaaccaatcagaaatatggttaaagcatttcatcaaacatgttgagtgcggtaaaattaaaatgaaataagagaatccaaagcTTAATTtcaatgtgatagagaagagaacaaaactattgtaactttaatttaatctatgaaaaaatccaaaccactaccaaatcaaataattacttattgtagtagaaatcagaagttgcagagtttgaagaagagtattggtgttgtctgttgtgtgagtgtattgtctggtggctggtttagggaactcacggcggGGACAACAGAGAGCAGTTCGACGAGTGGAGCACGCGGGTTGGTCacagagtttgaagcagagcaaCGTGGCTTCTAGACGAACGCGAACGGTGAACGACGAGCGAACGCGAACGGCGAAGAACGCGAACGTGAACGGCAAACAAACGGCGATGGAAGCGTggctgagcagacaaagacgacggacgccgagctcgaggaagcaACCGCGATCGGTGACAGCGAACAGGGGTTGAAGACTTCGAGCACGAGGGAAGCTAGATGACGGATGGCGAGCTTTGAGTGCGACGGACGGCAGCAGTATGCCCCTCCTTGTGGCGGTGGTGTAGGCTTACAGTGCTAGAGTTTTGTGGTTAGGTTTGTGATTTCTCTGACTGAAAGAAAGAAAGCGAGAACGGGAGAAAAGAAACGAAGGAGCTTCCCTTTTTGTGTAAACCGGCCGGGTTTCGGTTCGGTCTGACCGGCCGGTTCTCGTCCGATTCAACGATTTTTAGCCGGTTTTCTGATTGTCGGTTTTATATGCCTGACCGGACCGTTAATACTGCCGGTTCGTAGTTAAACCGGTCCgatcggccggtccggtccggttttcaggaCATTGCTAAAATTTGACCTCCGACTTAATTTAGCCCTTGAATTACCAATTGACTCAAATTGTATCCTAAAATTTTAAGATGTGCCTCAAGTTGGCCCTTTCGTTTATTTTCGTCACCGAAAAACTGACGTGATACATATAATTGACACCTGACAGCCTCAACGGTTGTCTGACGTGGCGAAATTTTTGTATATATCAATTTAGCCTCCgataatttggaaaaaaaaaatccctGCATAAGTCTTCTCGTCAGGCTTCACCTCTTCCTTCATCATTTGCAGaaacaaacttaaaatatgacaaTTAAATTTCTCCacaataaatctatgaataatcTTATTCCAACAAGATAGAGGTCTAACACGCATATCTTCAAAAACCTTGACTGCACCTTTTAAATCACTAAATTTAATATACAAATTGATTAGCCCATCACACAACTCCTGTTCTGAATAAAAACTCATCTTTAGAATCTTCCCGTGAAGATTCAAACCATTAGAAAATGATCCATAATTAATACATCCTTCTAACAACCACATAAAGTTTATCATAGCCATTCACATAGCTTACTGCAGTGTTGTTGAAGGCAGCTAAACTCACTGCTCCGCTTAATAGCTAGAAACTTAAAAGACATCAACTTTTTAACATAAAAGAGCATGATTATAACCAAGTGCAGAATTTTTTGGTTGAAATAGCATTACCTTACAGTTCTTTGAAATTGGGTTGGGGCAAAATTGATGCATACATTTTCTCGAAAAAGAATAGGATTTGGGGCATGTGAAGAAGAACCCACGGTGAGAGACGGGGGAAAGATGAGAAGAACCCTATCTTTAATTATTCTGGGACCCaaatttgcttcttttttttaaggaaaatttTGGTAATCGGCAATTCTTTTTGGTAATCGTCGACGCTATGCGCACATGGTGTTACTGTAAACCAAGTTGAAAATTTTTCACACTTGTTTACCTAGCACTACGCAGATCAGGGTGACTCAAAGCATCCTAGCACGAGCATCGGAAGATTCAGAGGAGGAGTGGAGGTAGACAGCCAACCTGAGCACCGCGACCACGACAGCGAAAAAGAACCAGAATACACAGAGCCAGAGCAGAGGCAGATGCTGACCCACAATCGTGATAGCGACGATGACTCAGAGGCCGAACCAAGGGATGGCGAAGGCAAATGGAATAAGGAAGCACGAGAAGAGGTAGAAGACGATGGCACAAAAATAAGGGGCGGGCAGATCCAGATGACATGATAGGAGGCCGAAAACAGGGGTCAAAAGCCATGATGAGACGCCGGCAACAAAATTACTGGCTTGTGTGTGGCAGTCAGTGTATGAGTGTGTTGGCTATTGTGACCGGGTTGTATGAGTGTGAGACAAGAGAGTTGAGAGACTGAGGTGACATTGTGGAAAGCCTGAAGCTTAGCTGCTGGAGCTACCTGAGGCTTGGTTGCTGCTCCCTAACTCACCAGAAACTACTATGATTTGGGAGAaatgggagattgttaggatgttttttttttaaattattagggactaaattgatgcatACAAAAATTTTGCCACGTCAGACAACTTTTGAGGTTGTCAGGTGTCAACTACATGTGACATGTCAGATTTTCGGTAACGGAAATAGATGGAAGGGCCAACTTGAGTCacgtcttaaaattttaaaatacaatttgagtcaattagtaatttaagggcTAAATTAAGTCGGGATCAAATTTTAGGagccattttgagtattaactcgtaTGCATGTGGttgaagtttttaaaaatttattcagATAGGTTGAGATATTTATATTGTTTTATACGTTGTCAATTGTATTTGTTAATTTAGCAATAACATTAGTTAATACTGTTTTAGTATTGTGTCTCTGATAATATTGTGAAGTGGATTTTTAGGGTTATTCAAATAAAgatagttaaaatataaatactttataatattaatatattaaaacatgtattttagttaatattttcacataaaaatagtCTAACTATCTTCATGTATAGCCACTAATGTCAAATACGAGATTACTAGTCAATATGTTAAGCGCCTTATAcactaattaaaaagatttagttaAAGTCTTATAAAATaacgaaattattttttttttcctatgaatatatatgtgaaaataatattttagaaaaaaaattatacatgaaATCTTTCTTAATcctgattttatatatatatatatatatatatatatatattattgaaatgggtattattttatttatttattattgaataAATTATAAGCTTGAATTAATTTAGATTCTAATAAACTTCACCAAAAACTGTTACATAAATAATAAGAACGAGTTggcataaagaaaaataaaaaataaaaatcatgagGTGTAAAATGTAGAAAATAATGGATGAAGGTGTTCAAGTGGTCGAGGATTTTGTCGCTGTTGAAAGAGATGCACCACAGAATGGTGTGGACATTTTTTGAGACAAGAAGTAGTTGGATCACTACTTTCAGGTAAATGGTTACTCATATTCTAAGAAATAAGGATGGAATAGAAGTCATCTTATTGGTCCATTCATTATTAATTTGTAGATTTCAAAATGGTGGCTACTTCTACGAAGAGTGTATGATTATTATCATATAAAGATACTTTGTTTTGGCTATTGAATGATAGTATAAATGgtagaatttgatttttatttgaagtaaaagtgtttttttttatttaaagtgttgctaaataaataagttacactttttaaATAAGGATCATTATGAGAAAATATTTTTAGCATCTTCATAGGAGTAGTTACCTATCAAAATTAGATACTATAAAAAGAGTATTTGTTAAGTAGCTAAAATATTatagacaataaataaaaataaaaaatatttggtaattaaagaaaattagtcaaaaatagtcataatttcctctatttaacatttattaattgttgcgacaattaatgaatattaaataaaacaagttttggctatttttttgtctccctagtattattgaataaaaatacattatcaataacatttataCTTATAAGAGAGTGTGAATGACTCTCCGAAGTTAATTGacacaattaatttttttctataactatttttttctcatttagtTATACTAAGGGTCCGTTTGGAAAGtttcaaaagtaatttttttgaacttttgactaatgaaaagtagtagtattaatgtctggtgcaatttttaaaactaaattgcagctttctaagaagctaatagagaagttaaaaaaaacgacttctctcataatactactactttttatcacatttatataaaataagcacttttaaaactaaaaacccaaaaacaaaataacttatttataagctacttttaatacagtcatttattgtttaagctattttttcaaaaaaaacttaattaagttCTTTATCCAAACTAGGCCTAAAGtcaattctaaatttaatgtGAATTAAATCTCAAAAAAAGCTCTTTCATTATTTTACATTCATAATtctacaaatttttttaaataaaacttttaaattttgatatttttaattctaaaaaaaatctcaaatcaTCACCTCAATacattttgtaaaaaataaaaacttcttATATTTGATTAGTctctatttattaaaatatccaaaattattagtttttaacctacaaaataaaataataaataataaattaactataGATATTATATGTTTAAAATTCTAGatgttatacatataaaattataaatgttaaattaaaaattttaacaacgtcaactatacaactcatattttacatatagactattaaaaataaaaaatagaaaatgaaatataaacaaaaattacacTACAAGGGAGGCGCCATATAGTGGCGGTTTTTTCATaattagcggcggttttaaaccgttgCTAAATCAAAGGCCGGCGGTTCACCAAACCATTGCAAAATCAAAGGAATCGGCGTGTTTTTAATGCCGCCACAAAACGGGACTAAGGAATCggcgtgttttttatttttagttgggtccctataaaattaagccaattactgtcaagagggacctaattaaaaaaaatttagtgcagggaccaattaaaaagaaaaaaagtataagaacctaattaaaaatttcacaaaactatagggactaacagagtaattaatccatctatctatctatatcaCTAGAGGTTCTTTAAACAAAGTACCAAGTAGATGAGTAATAAGACCATGAAGACTTGCAACGGTGGATTTTTTATAGGTTCTGGGAGAAAAAGATTTGAATCCGCAATTTTTTAAGTGAATATGAAAAAATTAtgccatttaaattataactCGTTGGCTAATCTACCCATGACTTATTCTAtaggcaatttaattttttcattcatAAAAATATTGCCTATTTTCAGTGAGAAATTATATAAGATTCTTTATTAGCAATCATAGTTTTTCATTAAAGAAAAGCATAATcatttatatatgtatacatattataaaaacttgaaataatACAAAACAAAAGTTGCAAGTTGCAAACACGATTTAAAAAGGTTAATGAATTCACATTTGCCTTTAAAACCCACCATGCAAAAGTAAACCATTCTACCAATCAATGCCTCGCTGATTGGCATGTGTGTAATACTGTAATAATACTGTATTATTTGTAtatctaaaattaaattatatatctaTAGAGATAATATAACAAGTAATaaatatgagttaaaaatataaataaattgaccattaaagtaaaaattttcaTGAAAATACTTGTCCTAACAAAATTAAGTTATTAAAATAGTGACACAAATAATTATTAAAGTATTTTACTTTTCTTATGCTAAATTCTTTAGAGACAATAAAGATCAAACTCTATAATCAAAGATTATAGATCAAAATCTAATaccatatataaaattatttttttaaaaaatgtaaactattaaataaagataaataaataattatatatttagaaAAGACTTTATCAAAATGTGAAAgtgatatacatatatatatagaatgaaGTACCTGAATGAAGCAGTCATGGAAATGCATTCTAATAAGAGCAGCAGCAAGAGTGGGATCACGTTGCAAAGCCCTATTGACAATGTTCTTAACGACAGGCTCAACAAAAGGGCAACCCATCAAGTAATAGTTCATGTCTAAGCCATTTGCTCCCATTCTGTATCCACTTGCCATCACTTGATGAATCACCAAAACAATTACCAACAAATTTGCCATCACTATCTTCAAAACCTTCAAATACGTACGATCTATATGTTGTTGCATCTTGGATGAATCCAATCTTggttaactatatatatatagctagtgTGGGAGGAGTAGTGTTTAGTTGGATTGTGTAATATGAGGTCCTAAATTAAAGAAGTTTATATAGTGGGGGAAAGTTGGCATAAACTAGTAACTACAATGTGGGGTAACGGcgatatatatattgtattatttatatcaTGCATAAATTTACTAGAACCGAGTAgccattttgttttcttttgataATGCTCTTAGAAGACAAAACACAAAGATACTAATAATATTTAGAGAAAATTAATTGTTTCAACTACCACACACATGTATATAAGGAAGtatgattaaaatattttgtttatcttAATATATATTTCAAATAAATATATCATTTGCACATGATTGAAAAGGCAATTGGCCGAAAAAATTGGGATATGGAAATTAAATAGCGAAAAATAGAAAGTTGAAGATAGTGGCATGTACTTTATCGCTTAGCTTTGCAccattagttaaaaaattataaaatcctaCCTAATCAGATTAGTCAATTTTTAttacttatattaattaataaaactaGCAAAATAAATAATGCTGGTTGCATGTGAATTGACACGTAAGGAATTTCACATTTATGTGAAAATCAAATGTGTCAGCCAGGTTATCAAGATCCAACATAACACCCATATGTATAGTTTCACCAATGAATGTGGACTCTTGTATTTAAAATGATGAGAAGCTAAGAAAGATGTTGAAACTCAGAGACAGCATAAGAAAATGAGTGAAAAAAAAAGGTCACGAGTGTCCAACcaaaaaatgagaaattaaagaGGATAGAAAGAGTGGACAAAAATCTGTTTTATCTTGCTATTAGATATTTTGATACGTTTAATTTTTTGGTGTTAGTCAACAAGATAATTAATGAGTTTGCTATACTGTTTGGTTAAGGGATATGATTTGATATTAACACACACTTTCAAGGTCAACAGATTAAGCTAACAGAATCAACTATCCTCTCAAAAATATTAAACTTAAACGATGTATATGGAGTGTAAATTTCGATGGCAGTAAAGTATTCGGTGCATGTGACTGAGGCGCTCAATTTATTTTAGAGGTAATGCTAATTAGTCAAAAGTTTGGGATTAAATACGATTTTGGTTTTTAAAGTataagttaaaaattttttttgtctttaatttattttgcatataaaattctcgtttaacttagttttaaacttattatttttacttaaaattttatttttattaccaaattacccctaactaaataaattataaaataaaatggagaaaaaaaaacagaaacaaaatgaaaaaagggaaaagggggaagggggaaagggaagaagagggaagggaagaagaagggaaagaaagaaagaggaggaAGGGGGGACGGCGCCGACGAGGCTTGTAGTTGCCACTACCGTTGAAAATCAGAACCAGAGGGAGAGAGAGCTCACGAGGGAGAGAGGAGACCCACACCTTGCCGTCACAGCTTGCTGCCATGCCTTGCCACCACGCCTTGTCGTCGTCGTCGAAGAGCtcgcgaagagagagagagagagaacgcaCGGCCAGGGAGAGGAAGAGGGGTGCTTCGTCACCGTCGTGCTCTGCCACTATCACCGCTGCCGCCAATGCCGCCAGTGCTACTGACGTCGCCGCCGCTTCGCGTCCTCGCCGCTAGTCCTCCCTAGGTtccgattttgtttttaatttattttgcttctgattctgatttgttCTGATTCTGCTTTTGATTTGTTATGCTTTTGATTGTTCTTTTGCTTCTAATTctgatttcattatttttttacttttgattctgattctatttctttaattttattgttgttgtgctTATGATTTTATTGTTCTTCTACTTCTgattgttcttctacttttgtttcttctgttctttattctgattctgattctgtttatgcttctattttttattatattttttatgtttattacattgattttatttttgattttattattgttgttgctggtggtgctgtgatgaagaagaaagaaaaaaaaaagaagagatggTGCTGTTGtgatggagaagaagaaaaataataatagaaactgGATATTGGTGAGGAAGGAGAAGAATATTTCGGTCCGAAAGAcggttttaaaactaagttaaacgttagggacgattttgtatgtaaaaaaaagttggggacaaaaattttttttaacttatatgTTAAGGGCTAAAATTGTAGTTAACCCTCAAAAGTTTTGTACtagcaattaaaaaaaattatgtgggCGCTCTGTTGGATGAAatatatatgatataaaattataagaaaataaaacttataatgaataaatgaatccctaaaaccaaaataaataaaaatttcttcttttctcaATCATACTATTATCTTACAAATAAAAAACAGATGACCTTTAAATTTGCATGTAATAGACTTTCATGTCTAAGAGGATAGTAGGTTAGAAAATGGTCGCTTGAATAAGAGTTGCATTTTTAGTAGGTTGTTAATGTAGTATGTTATAGGAGTTAGTTAATTATGTTTGGTGATATCAACGTTATAATTAGGCTATATGGTATGATTTggctatatatattataaatcggttattaataatagatataaaaataaatatcaaaacgCTCAAATGTGTCATTACTTTCTGTTTAAAGTAAAATTACTCGAAAACTCAATCTTTATCTttcattataaatataaaagaaagggtaaaaaaattatttgagatATTGCAATTTGCAAAGCCTATTATTTATTACTTACTAACTTGAGCATTGGTACGCCGGAATCGTGATTGTTCGTTCCCTGGCTatagggttgatcccacggagattgtcagtttgaagcaagctatggtcatccttgtaaatctcagtcaggcggattcaattggttatgagattttgataattaaaatataaataaaacagaaaataaaatagagatacttatgtaattcactggtggaaatttcagataagcgtctagagatgctttgttgcttctgaacttctgctttcctattgccttcttccaaccatgcgttacctccttccatggcaagctgtatgatcctctcggatgaaaacaaatccatatgcgctatcgccgcacggctaatcatctgtcggttcctgctagcgtcggaataggaccattgtccttttgcacactgtcactgcgcccaacattcgcaagtttgaagctcgtcacagtcatccctttccagatcctactcggaataccacaaacaaggtttagacttttcggatcttaggaatgctgccaatggttctagcctataccacgaagactctgatctcacggaatggaatgctctgttgtcaggagaggcaatcatgcgtcgtgaaccagtaggccaagagatacacactcaagctattgcagatagaacggaagtggttgtcaggcacgcgttcataagtgagaatgatgatgagtgtcacgggtcatcacattcatcaggttgaagtgcgagtgaatatcttagaataagaataagcttgaattgaatagaagaacaatagtactttgcattaattcatgaggaacagcagaactccacaccttaatctatggggtgtagaaactccaccgtagaaaata
This window harbors:
- the LOC112777165 gene encoding peroxidase 47 is translated as MQQHIDRTYLKVLKIVMANLLVIVLVIHQVMASGYRMGANGLDMNYYLMGCPFVEPVVKNIVNRALQRDPTLAAALIRMHFHDCFIQGCDGSILIDSTKDNTAEKDSPGNLSLRGYEVIDEIKEELERQCPGVVSCADILAMAARDAVFFAGGPIYDIPKGRKDGRRSKIEDTINLPFPTFNASELIKAFGQRGFSAQEMVALSGAHTLGVARCASFKNRLNQADPTLDSQFAKTLFRTCSSGDTTEQPFDATRNDFDNLYFNALVRKNGVLTSDQTLYASPLTRNIVNAYAFNQAMFFFDFQQAMVKMGLIDVKDESKGEVRQNCRRIL